In Daucus carota subsp. sativus chromosome 4, DH1 v3.0, whole genome shotgun sequence, one DNA window encodes the following:
- the LOC108219020 gene encoding polyadenylate-binding protein 2-like encodes MEQEPEHEVYGGEIPDEADMDADIDMSRGDDEDENASKELEEMKKRLKEIEEEAGALREMQAKVEKEMGAGQDTSGTSSATLAEKEEADARSIYVGNVDYACTPEEVQQHFQSCGTVNRVTILTDKFGQPKGFAYVEFVELEAIQNALLLNESELHGRQLKVAAKRTNVPGMKQFRGRPANPYFGFRGRRPYMPGPPMFSPYGYGRIPRGRRPMRYRPY; translated from the exons ATGGAGCAAGAACCAGAGCATGAAGTGTACGGTGGAGAGATACCGGATGAAGCTGATATGGACGCTGATATCGACATGTCTCGGGgcgatgatgaagatgagaatGCTTCCAAG GAATTGGAGGAAATGAAGAAGAGATTAAAGGAGATTGAAGAGGAAGCAGGGGCTCTTCGCGAGATGCAAGCCAAGGTCGAGAAAGAGATGGGTGCCGGACAAG ATACATCTGGCACGTCTTCTGCTACACTAGCCGAGAAGGAGGAGGCCGATGCTCGATCAATATATGTTGGAAAT GTGGACTATGCATGCACTCCTGAGGAAGTTCAGCAGCACTTCCAATCATGTGGCACTGTCAACAGAGTGACCATCCTGACCGACAAGTTTGGTCAGCCTAAAGGATTTGCCTATGTTGAATTCGTGGAACTTGAAGCAATCCAGAATGCCCTCCTCCTGAATGAGTCGGAGTTGCATGGTCGTCAATTAAAG GTGGCCGCAAAGAGAACTAATGTACCCGGAATGAAACAATTTCGAGGCAGGCCAGCGAACCCTTACTTTGGGTTTCGAGGCCGAAGACCGTATATGCCTGGCCCACCAATGTTTTCTCCTTATGGTTACGG CCGGATCCCAAGGGGAAGGCGACCAATGCGTTACAGACCATACTGA